A single genomic interval of Lysobacter avium harbors:
- a CDS encoding type 1 glutamine amidotransferase domain-containing protein, translating to MSNALRNKTVAILATDGFEQVELTEPKKAVEQAGATTRLLSIKDGEIQGMHHDKPGDRFKVDGLVADATVDEFDALILPGGVANPDTLRLDEAAVAFVRDFTRSGKPIGVICHGAWTMVEADVVRGRRMTAWPSVRTDLRNAGADVVDEEVVTDKGLVSSRNPDDLPAFCKKIVEEFAEGRHEDRVSE from the coding sequence ATGAGTAACGCTTTGCGCAACAAGACCGTCGCCATCCTTGCCACCGATGGCTTTGAACAGGTCGAACTGACAGAACCGAAAAAGGCCGTCGAGCAGGCCGGTGCAACGACCCGCCTGCTGTCCATCAAGGATGGCGAAATCCAGGGCATGCACCACGACAAGCCGGGTGACCGGTTCAAGGTCGACGGCCTCGTGGCCGACGCCACTGTCGACGAGTTCGACGCGCTGATCCTGCCGGGCGGGGTGGCCAATCCCGACACCCTGCGCCTGGATGAGGCCGCGGTGGCGTTTGTGCGCGACTTCACCCGCAGTGGCAAGCCGATCGGGGTGATCTGCCACGGTGCCTGGACAATGGTCGAAGCCGATGTGGTGCGCGGCCGCCGCATGACGGCGTGGCCGAGCGTGCGTACCGACCTCCGCAATGCCGGTGCCGACGTGGTCGACGAGGAAGTGGTGACCGACAAGGGTCTGGTATCAAGCCGCAATCCGGATGACCTTCCCGCGTTCTGCAAGAAGATCGTCGAGGAGTTTGCGGAAGGGCGCCACGAGGATCGCGTGTCGGAGTGA
- a CDS encoding extracellular catalytic domain type 1 short-chain-length polyhydroxyalkanoate depolymerase, producing the protein MSATPATPPASKYATPLTARTTTPPRPRSRKVPVTGKSEEKVPAGTSVERSYTNAAGTRAYTLYIPAHLDPAVPAPVVMMLHGCTQDAEDFATGTRMNALADEHGVLVAYPAQTRRANGSNCWNWFRSQDQARGAGEPSILAGIVADIAADHRIDKTRVYVAGLSAGGAMAVILGRTYPDVFAGLGVHSGLPFAAAKDMAGAFAAMQGRAGTTSAAAETKAVASGRAGRTVPAIVFHGDADRTVNSSNGRAIVDDILESPHAPAQLTADSTESQAGGRAYTRQTYADDSGTPIVDLWELHGAGHAWSGGNPAGSFVDAGGPDASAEMLRFFLQHSNPAGA; encoded by the coding sequence GTGAGTGCAACGCCAGCGACGCCACCGGCCTCCAAATACGCCACCCCGCTGACCGCACGCACGACCACGCCACCGCGCCCGCGTTCCAGGAAGGTCCCGGTAACAGGCAAGAGCGAGGAAAAAGTGCCGGCCGGAACCTCGGTCGAGCGGTCCTATACGAACGCCGCGGGCACGCGCGCTTACACGCTGTACATTCCGGCCCATCTTGACCCTGCGGTGCCGGCCCCTGTGGTGATGATGCTGCACGGCTGCACGCAGGATGCCGAAGACTTCGCCACCGGGACGCGGATGAACGCGCTGGCAGACGAGCATGGGGTGCTGGTCGCGTATCCGGCGCAGACGCGGCGCGCGAACGGATCCAACTGCTGGAACTGGTTCCGCAGCCAGGACCAGGCGCGCGGCGCAGGCGAGCCTTCGATCCTTGCCGGGATCGTTGCCGATATCGCGGCGGACCATCGGATCGACAAAACCCGCGTCTACGTGGCCGGACTATCCGCAGGCGGCGCGATGGCCGTGATCCTGGGACGGACGTATCCCGACGTTTTCGCCGGCTTGGGAGTGCACTCGGGGCTGCCGTTCGCTGCGGCCAAGGACATGGCTGGCGCCTTCGCGGCGATGCAGGGCAGGGCGGGCACAACGTCTGCCGCGGCGGAAACAAAGGCGGTTGCCTCCGGGCGCGCAGGCCGAACGGTGCCCGCGATCGTGTTCCACGGCGACGCCGATCGCACGGTGAATTCAAGCAATGGCCGTGCCATCGTCGATGACATCCTCGAATCACCGCATGCACCAGCCCAGCTCACAGCGGACAGCACGGAATCACAGGCGGGCGGGCGTGCCTATACGCGGCAGACCTACGCTGACGATTCGGGTACCCCTATCGTGGACCTGTGGGAGCTGCACGGCGCCGGGCACGCCTGGAGCGGCGGAAACCCGGCTGGCAGTTTCGTCGATGCCGGCGGTCCGGATGCATCTGCCGAGATGCTGCGGTTCTTCCTTCAACACAGCAATCCCGCCGGCGCCTGA
- a CDS encoding quinone oxidoreductase family protein: MSTMKVWSFDRYGPPSALQLHERDLPQPGPGEVLVKVAATAINPSDVKNVSGHFKASTPRVPGRDYAGTVVAGDGRHGEEVWGSGTGFGVARDGAHAEYLLMPSAWVSRKPAQLSMQQAAAIGVPYLTAWSALVTAGDIQPGETVLVTGVSGAVGRAATQIAHWKQARVIGASRSMDNPSGADAVIDTTRQDLAAEVKALTDGNGADLALDAVGGELFEHCLHALRRGGRQIAISSNPQVVSFNLVDFYHGVKRLIGVDSMGLSGPDIAALMDLLRAGFEDGALQPPAVQTWSFDQAVDAYEAVAVGGAPVKHVLLT, translated from the coding sequence ATGAGTACGATGAAGGTCTGGTCGTTTGACCGCTACGGCCCGCCTTCCGCGCTCCAGCTGCACGAGCGCGACCTGCCCCAACCCGGCCCGGGCGAAGTCCTGGTCAAGGTGGCCGCCACGGCCATCAATCCCAGCGACGTCAAGAACGTCTCCGGGCATTTCAAGGCCAGCACGCCACGCGTCCCGGGTCGCGACTACGCCGGCACCGTCGTCGCCGGCGACGGTCGCCACGGCGAGGAAGTCTGGGGCAGCGGCACCGGCTTCGGGGTCGCGCGCGACGGCGCGCATGCCGAGTACCTGCTGATGCCGTCGGCATGGGTCAGCCGCAAACCGGCGCAGCTCAGCATGCAGCAGGCCGCCGCGATCGGCGTGCCGTATCTGACGGCCTGGTCTGCGCTGGTCACCGCCGGCGATATCCAGCCCGGGGAGACCGTACTGGTCACCGGCGTGTCCGGCGCGGTTGGCCGTGCGGCAACCCAGATCGCACACTGGAAGCAGGCGCGGGTGATCGGTGCATCGCGCTCGATGGACAACCCCTCGGGCGCGGACGCCGTCATCGATACGACCCGACAGGACCTGGCCGCCGAGGTCAAAGCGCTCACCGATGGCAACGGCGCGGATCTCGCGCTGGATGCCGTCGGTGGCGAGCTCTTCGAGCATTGCCTGCACGCCCTGCGCCGGGGTGGACGCCAGATCGCCATCTCCAGCAATCCACAGGTGGTCAGTTTCAACCTCGTGGACTTCTACCACGGCGTCAAACGCCTGATCGGTGTCGACAGCATGGGCCTGAGCGGGCCCGATATCGCCGCCTTGATGGACCTCTTGCGCGCCGGCTTCGAAGACGGCGCATTGCAGCCGCCCGCCGTTCAGACCTGGTCATTCGATCAGGCGGTTGATGCCTACGAGGCCGTCGCCGTGGGCGGAGCGCCGGTCAAGCATGTGCTGCTGACGTAG
- a CDS encoding acyltransferase: MVQVRIALIFLLLALSTVLHVVPLLLVAVIKALLPIDRLRKASNPLLTGIAESWIGINSWIVSRFFQTRFEVQHDGVLLRDGHYLVLANHQSWVDIIVLQKVFNRRIPLLRFFLKRELFWVPLLGLAWWALDFPFMGRHTPKQIARRPELAGRDIEATRRACEKFREIPVSIMNFVEGTRFTPAKHAKQGSPYRYLLKPKSGGVAFVLDAMGQGLHAILDITIAYPAGRPSLMDLMADRVPLIQVQVRQRAIPEDLLGGDYKNDRDFRVRFQRWINGLWQEKDQDLATLLGPRSSAVEESDAGA, translated from the coding sequence ATGGTCCAGGTACGCATCGCCCTGATTTTCCTGCTGCTCGCGCTCAGCACTGTTTTGCATGTCGTCCCGTTGCTGTTGGTGGCGGTGATCAAGGCACTGTTGCCGATCGACCGCCTGCGCAAAGCCAGCAACCCCTTGCTGACCGGCATCGCGGAAAGCTGGATCGGCATCAACAGCTGGATCGTGTCGCGGTTCTTCCAGACGCGCTTCGAGGTCCAGCACGATGGGGTCCTGCTGCGGGACGGCCATTACCTGGTGCTGGCCAACCATCAGAGCTGGGTCGACATCATCGTTCTGCAGAAGGTGTTCAACCGGCGCATCCCGCTGCTGCGTTTTTTCCTCAAGCGCGAGTTGTTCTGGGTGCCGTTGCTGGGACTGGCGTGGTGGGCGCTGGATTTCCCGTTCATGGGTCGGCATACGCCCAAGCAGATCGCGCGCCGCCCCGAGCTGGCGGGGCGCGATATCGAGGCCACCCGCCGTGCCTGCGAGAAATTCCGCGAGATCCCGGTGTCGATCATGAACTTCGTGGAAGGCACCCGCTTCACTCCGGCCAAGCACGCCAAGCAGGGCTCGCCTTACCGGTATCTGCTCAAACCCAAGTCAGGCGGCGTGGCCTTTGTGCTGGACGCGATGGGGCAGGGACTGCACGCGATCCTCGACATCACCATCGCCTATCCCGCGGGTCGACCGTCGCTGATGGACCTGATGGCCGATCGGGTTCCGCTGATCCAGGTGCAGGTGCGCCAACGGGCGATACCCGAAGACCTGCTGGGCGGCGACTACAAGAACGACCGCGACTTCCGTGTTCGTTTCCAGCGCTGGATCAATGGCTTGTGGCAGGAAAAGGATCAGGACCTTGCCACGCTGCTGGGTCCCAGGTCGAGCGCGGTTGAGGAGTCGGATGCCGGCGCCTGA
- a CDS encoding TFIIB-type zinc ribbon-containing protein, with product MSRPDNSSAPEAAPTGPGSPRDVPPAPGSFPIDPETLPDPIRDEVLAPDPIAIDTSAEELKDGLNRCPKCGSTEIRQKPGSDLLVCLYCRNEWHGQRVEEEFGLGTGLDDLEGTIIASGAQNIAADAASLMSFKCSGCGAEVTINTDNAMTARCHWCRHVFGVNEQVANGAVPDAVLPFHIKKDDAVARIRQFVDKRRMFALKEFKDEFTPENVIGVYLPYMIVDGKASVDVAGKGEIETRRYTRQNGKQKTTYYDADVYQVERHVDFTVDDLPLESSTERGNLDTAANTNNIINTILPFDTKNAVKWNASFLSGFSSEKRDRDVDHLHPRLEDQLLSIARAQIETSVGRYDRGVRWDEEDVQVHGSRWVSMYLPVWLYSYQQPGRNGGMLHYIAVNGRTGETMGSVPVQQWKLLLAALTVGTFIEAFVITFLAFAS from the coding sequence ATGTCCAGACCTGATAACTCCTCCGCGCCGGAGGCTGCGCCCACCGGTCCCGGCTCGCCGCGGGACGTGCCGCCGGCGCCGGGTAGCTTTCCGATCGATCCGGAGACGCTGCCCGACCCGATACGCGACGAGGTGCTGGCACCCGACCCCATCGCCATCGACACCTCGGCCGAGGAGCTCAAGGACGGCCTCAACCGCTGTCCGAAATGCGGCTCCACCGAGATCCGCCAGAAGCCCGGCAGCGACCTGCTCGTCTGCCTCTACTGCCGCAACGAATGGCACGGCCAGCGGGTGGAGGAGGAGTTCGGGCTCGGCACCGGGCTGGATGACCTGGAAGGCACGATCATCGCGTCGGGCGCGCAGAACATCGCCGCCGATGCCGCCAGCCTGATGAGCTTCAAGTGCAGCGGCTGCGGCGCCGAGGTCACGATCAATACCGACAACGCGATGACCGCGCGCTGCCACTGGTGCCGGCACGTCTTCGGCGTCAACGAGCAGGTGGCCAACGGTGCGGTGCCGGACGCGGTCCTGCCCTTCCACATCAAGAAGGACGACGCGGTCGCCCGCATCCGCCAGTTCGTGGACAAGCGGCGGATGTTCGCGCTGAAGGAATTCAAGGACGAGTTCACCCCGGAGAACGTCATCGGCGTGTACCTGCCGTACATGATCGTGGACGGCAAGGCGAGCGTGGATGTCGCCGGCAAGGGCGAGATCGAGACGCGACGCTATACGCGCCAGAACGGCAAGCAGAAGACGACCTACTACGATGCCGACGTCTACCAGGTCGAGCGGCATGTCGACTTCACGGTCGATGACCTGCCGCTGGAGTCTTCCACCGAGCGCGGCAACCTGGACACGGCCGCCAACACCAACAACATCATCAACACGATCCTGCCGTTCGATACCAAGAATGCGGTGAAGTGGAACGCGTCTTTCCTGTCCGGCTTCAGCTCCGAGAAGCGCGACCGCGACGTGGACCACCTGCACCCGCGCCTGGAGGATCAGCTGCTGTCGATCGCCCGCGCCCAGATCGAGACATCCGTGGGCCGCTACGATCGCGGCGTGCGCTGGGACGAGGAGGACGTGCAGGTGCACGGCTCGCGATGGGTATCGATGTACCTGCCGGTATGGCTGTACTCCTACCAGCAGCCCGGCAGGAACGGCGGCATGCTCCACTACATCGCCGTCAACGGGCGCACCGGCGAGACGATGGGCAGCGTGCCGGTGCAGCAGTGGAAACTGTTGCTGGCCGCGCTCACCGTGGGCACCTTCATTGAAGCCTTCGTCATCACTTTCCTGGCATTCGCATCATGA
- a CDS encoding pirin family protein, with product MLQVRKAADRGVAEHGWLSSRHTFSFAGYRDPHQVGFSDLRVINEDRVAPGQGFGTHPHSDMEIFSYVLEGALAHSDSMGTGSKILPGDVQLMSAGTGVTHSEFNGSDDEPVHFLQIWIMPAHSGGKPVYQQQHFSEADKRGRLRLIISPDGQDGSLRIQQDTRIYAGLFDGDESATLTLDKDRHAYVHVARGSVALNGEKLEAGDGVRMRKPETLTLGGGKDAEVLVFDLRPHELPQMP from the coding sequence ATGTTGCAAGTACGCAAGGCCGCCGACCGCGGCGTCGCCGAACACGGTTGGCTCAGCTCGCGCCATACCTTTTCCTTTGCCGGCTACCGCGACCCGCACCAGGTCGGCTTCTCCGACCTGCGCGTCATCAACGAGGACCGCGTTGCGCCGGGCCAGGGTTTCGGCACCCACCCGCACAGCGACATGGAGATTTTCTCCTACGTCCTGGAAGGGGCGCTGGCGCACAGCGACAGCATGGGCACCGGCTCGAAGATCCTGCCTGGCGACGTGCAGCTGATGAGCGCCGGCACCGGCGTCACCCACAGCGAGTTCAACGGCTCCGATGATGAGCCGGTGCACTTCCTGCAGATCTGGATCATGCCTGCCCACTCCGGTGGCAAGCCGGTCTACCAGCAGCAGCACTTCAGCGAGGCGGACAAGCGCGGGCGCCTGCGCCTGATCATCTCCCCCGATGGCCAGGACGGCTCGCTGCGCATCCAGCAGGACACCCGCATCTACGCCGGCCTGTTTGACGGCGACGAAAGCGCGACCCTGACGCTGGACAAGGACCGCCATGCCTACGTGCATGTCGCACGTGGCAGCGTCGCCCTCAACGGCGAGAAGCTGGAAGCCGGCGACGGCGTGCGCATGCGCAAACCCGAAACCCTGACCCTGGGCGGAGGCAAGGATGCCGAGGTGCTGGTGTTCGACCTGCGCCCGCACGAACTGCCGCAAATGCCATGA
- a CDS encoding SPFH domain-containing protein yields MGLVQAVVGAVGSALADQWKDFYTIPDGLPATAALFAAVPRGTNAGRGSNTRGSENIITNGSKIIVPEGYGLLLFQDGAITGFAAEPGGYEWRSDHLDSQSIFAGNGIVSPLIKQSWERFKFGGQPGSQQAAFFVSLKELPENRFGTQSEIYWDDGFLGTQVGAVTRGSYTLKIVDPILFVKNFVPARYLQTGEVFDFTDMDNAAAGQLFNEVVGSLAPAFSLYTNDPAKGNRITKLQQDSLGFAQSLSAAVEDAYQWKSDRGLAIVKTAIVSIEYDENTRELLKTVQRADALAGSRGNSNLQASVAAGMQSAGENSGAAGIMGLGMASGMMGGMGSLQQPVTPAAPAAPAAADDPIARLTKAKEMLDLGLITQADYDAAKTKALGL; encoded by the coding sequence ATGGGTCTTGTGCAGGCAGTGGTGGGTGCGGTGGGGAGTGCGCTGGCGGACCAGTGGAAGGATTTCTACACGATTCCCGACGGCCTGCCGGCGACGGCGGCGTTGTTTGCCGCGGTACCGCGCGGCACCAATGCAGGTCGCGGCTCCAACACCCGCGGCTCGGAAAACATCATCACCAACGGCTCGAAGATCATCGTTCCGGAAGGTTACGGGCTGCTGCTTTTCCAGGACGGCGCGATCACCGGATTCGCCGCGGAGCCGGGCGGTTACGAGTGGCGCTCGGACCACCTGGATTCGCAGTCGATCTTCGCCGGCAATGGCATCGTCTCCCCGCTGATCAAGCAAAGCTGGGAGCGCTTCAAGTTTGGCGGCCAGCCCGGATCGCAGCAGGCCGCGTTCTTCGTCTCGCTGAAGGAACTGCCCGAGAACCGCTTCGGCACACAGTCGGAAATCTACTGGGACGACGGCTTCCTGGGCACCCAGGTCGGCGCGGTGACGCGCGGTTCCTACACGCTGAAGATCGTCGATCCGATCCTGTTCGTGAAGAATTTCGTCCCGGCGCGATACCTGCAGACCGGCGAGGTGTTCGATTTCACCGACATGGACAACGCCGCCGCCGGCCAGCTCTTCAATGAAGTGGTCGGCTCGCTCGCGCCCGCGTTCAGCCTGTACACCAACGATCCGGCCAAGGGCAATCGCATCACCAAGCTGCAGCAGGATTCGCTGGGGTTCGCCCAGAGCCTGTCGGCCGCGGTCGAGGACGCTTACCAGTGGAAGTCCGATCGCGGCCTGGCAATCGTCAAGACCGCCATTGTCTCCATCGAGTACGACGAGAACACGCGGGAATTGCTCAAGACCGTGCAGCGTGCCGATGCGCTGGCCGGTTCGCGCGGCAACTCCAACCTGCAGGCCAGCGTCGCCGCGGGCATGCAGTCGGCCGGCGAAAACAGCGGCGCAGCCGGGATCATGGGCCTGGGCATGGCGTCGGGAATGATGGGCGGCATGGGCAGCCTGCAGCAGCCGGTGACGCCCGCTGCCCCGGCGGCACCCGCCGCTGCCGACGATCCCATCGCCAGACTGACCAAGGCCAAGGAGATGCTCGACCTGGGCCTGATCACCCAGGCCGACTACGACGCGGCCAAGACCAAGGCGCTCGGTCTGTAA
- a CDS encoding glutathione S-transferase family protein, with amino-acid sequence MGLLVDGQWHDKWYDTGDTGGRFERSKSQFRNWITADGSAGPDGRDGFKAESGRYHLYVSYACPWAHRTLLMRAWKGLEQHIGVSVVHPLMLENGWELRTDFDGATGDPLYGFDKTYQLYLKADPHYSGQVTVPTLWDRQRETIVSNESADIIRMLNSAFDGVGAQPGDYYPADLRGEIDRINDTVYEHVNNGVYKAGFCTTQSAYDEAVTALFATLEDLEQRLGNSRYLVGNTLTEADLRLWTTLVRFDAVYVTHFKCDRKRIVDYPNLNGLLRDIYQMPGVAGTVHMDHIRHHYFRSHPTINPHGIVSIGPELDFSAPHDRERLGKREIRGT; translated from the coding sequence ATGGGACTTCTGGTCGACGGTCAGTGGCACGACAAGTGGTACGACACCGGGGACACCGGCGGACGCTTCGAGCGCTCCAAAAGCCAGTTCCGCAACTGGATCACCGCTGACGGCTCTGCCGGCCCCGACGGCAGGGACGGCTTCAAGGCCGAGAGCGGCCGCTATCACCTGTACGTGTCCTACGCCTGCCCGTGGGCACACCGGACGCTGCTAATGCGGGCGTGGAAGGGACTGGAGCAGCACATCGGGGTGTCGGTGGTCCATCCGCTGATGCTCGAGAACGGCTGGGAACTGCGCACGGATTTCGACGGCGCCACCGGCGACCCGCTGTACGGCTTCGACAAGACCTACCAGCTCTACCTCAAGGCGGACCCGCACTACAGCGGCCAGGTGACGGTGCCGACGCTGTGGGACAGGCAGCGCGAGACCATCGTCAGCAACGAGTCGGCCGACATCATCCGCATGCTGAACAGCGCGTTCGACGGCGTAGGCGCGCAGCCCGGCGACTACTACCCGGCCGACCTGCGCGGGGAAATCGATCGCATCAACGACACGGTCTACGAGCATGTCAACAACGGGGTCTACAAGGCAGGGTTCTGCACCACCCAGTCCGCCTACGACGAGGCGGTAACGGCGCTGTTCGCCACCCTCGAGGATCTGGAGCAGCGGCTTGGCAACAGCCGCTACCTGGTGGGCAACACCCTGACCGAAGCCGATCTTCGGCTATGGACGACGCTGGTGCGCTTTGATGCGGTGTACGTGACCCACTTCAAGTGCGACCGCAAGCGCATCGTCGATTACCCCAACCTCAACGGCCTGCTGCGCGACATCTATCAGATGCCCGGCGTGGCCGGCACGGTCCATATGGACCACATCCGCCACCATTACTTCCGCAGTCACCCGACCATCAATCCGCACGGCATCGTCTCGATCGGCCCGGAGCTGGATTTCAGCGCGCCGCACGACCGCGAACGGCTGGGCAAGCGGGAAATCCGGGGCACCTGA